Proteins co-encoded in one Candidatus Saccharibacteria bacterium genomic window:
- the rpsJ gene encoding 30S ribosomal protein S10, translating into MPEKTEKQRIRIKLKAYDSKIIDQSAKQIIDTAVRTGANVAGPIPLPTEKSKYTVLSSPFVFKDAREQFEMRTHKRLIDITEPTPKTIDSLMNLSLPAGVDIEIKM; encoded by the coding sequence ATGCCAGAAAAAACCGAAAAACAACGCATCCGGATCAAGCTCAAGGCCTACGATAGCAAGATTATCGATCAGTCGGCCAAGCAGATTATTGATACCGCAGTGCGAACTGGTGCCAATGTAGCCGGGCCTATCCCGCTACCAACCGAGAAGAGTAAGTACACGGTTTTGAGCAGCCCGTTTGTTTTTAAAGACGCGCGCGAGCAGTTCGAGATGCGCACTCACAAACGACTGATCGACATCACCGAGCCCACACCTAAAACAATTGACTCGTTGATGAACCTGAGCTTGCCAGCTGGCGTAGATATCGAAATCAAGATGTAA